The Malus sylvestris chromosome 14, drMalSylv7.2, whole genome shotgun sequence genome segment gtcattGGCGAAAATCgaaactgtagtactaagtgactacATCAATCTTGAATTACAAGAGGTTCTTTGACTGTTTGAATAGCCAATTAAATAGCTGAAACTTGTTTGcctcaagaaaaataaaaggttttgttcaaaaaataaaaaaataaaaggtgaaCAAGTGATGAATTTTCTTGATAGATAGagcatttcattttaattatTGTGTTTTGAGTTCGAACTctcctcattttttttgtgtgcaAATAATTCACCAGTGATCCCACTCTTTATGCAAAATGATGGAAGAATTATAAAAGAGATTTGAAATTTATGCGGTGTAGAGTGTTTAATTTTGCAGTCGAAATGAATTGACGCATAGTAAAATTCAATGTAACTAGaaaaatcaaacaattttgaTCATCTTCAAATACTTCGATGGCCTTGATTTAGTGTACTTGTTTATACAAATCTAAAACCCATCAAGTGACACATAATGCACATGGATTCCACCAAACAGCCGAGGATGTATCGCCCTCCATATGTCTTTCATTGACCTGAATATGATACACCTCACTTACTCTCAAAAATcttgtcataattttttattgagaCCATCAAATTGTTATATGGTGTTACTAGTTCATCCATATGGACTAATAATATTACATGGCTAATAATCACGCTACATGCTAAACTCTTTACATGGCACAATATAAGTGGTCAATTATCATTAGGATACGTACAACGTGTCCCCAAAGGAAAATGATCCGGCAAAGGATCCTTTTCCTAGAGATTCCGTAATCGTgaccgttcatcatacatcgtgcggtcagaaatcatttcaaattttaaaattaaatataaatagtacttaacaaaaactgaccgcacgatgtacgatgaacaatcACGATCACATAATCCTCAAGAAAAGGATCCGGCGTCCTCGAAACACGCGGGAAGTTGAATCAACTGGATTGAGATTTGAATAGGCATAGCATTCAGCAAAATTGGCCAGCAGGTCATGAATTGAAGTGAATGTTGAACGTATGCATGGGTATGGGCATGTTGGGTATGCCCATGATCATGTATTTGgcatgcatggcatgggaaGCAAATCTCGAAAGGGAATCAAAAGAAATTGCCCTCTCTCCTTCCACACCCGGCGAAAAAGCACCTCTGCTTACGTCACCTGTATCTCTTGGGGATTTTCACGGGCCCACCTCCTCCACCACTCCCCCCACCCTCTCCgctcctctctctcttactctctctCCTCCGACCCTTTACCCTTTAATTTAATTTcgagtaatgttattcacaaaagatttttttattttatctttttatacatcttttttaattttaagttaTCGAATTAAATAAACTGAACAAAAATTATGATTATGTGACGTTTAATCTGTATTTTTTCACCTTTTTTAGTATTgataatatattatgttaaaaaaataaaaaataaatgtgtgaatACCTTATTACtcttatttcttttttcaagtacaaatatattttatactaaaaaagaaaaaattcaggtAAAACACACAATAAACAACAAATACCCCTACGTTTTAATTTGCTTTCATCCACTCAAAACTTTCTagcattttttttcaataatttgaattaatatgtagtttgaaaaacaaaaattcataattaaataaaaaaatactatttatTCTTACTAATCAATTTTTCACACAAAATGTCctatttgtataaaaaaaatacatacaaCCCACCACTACTCCTCCCTCCCGCCTgtcaaccaaaaataaaataaaaatattaatttcatcgggattattaaattaatcatgtcatttccattttcttttcacATTGCTTGCCCTGTAATTCAAAAAATCAAGTTGGAAAAAATTAACAGATTTGGGGTGAAACACTGAAATCTGGTCGGATCTTGCTTTGTGGGATGTGGATATTGGTGGGTCTTCCTCTTCTTATTTCAATACAACGAACCTCCCTTGTTTCTCATTTCCTCCTCCTCCCGTAGAAAAAACAGCACCAACACCATACAAAAACAATTTTAGCTTTTTCTTTTGGTAtttgctttcttcttcctctgtgAGAAATGGGGATGTCTGCCACAGATTCACAGTTTCACGTTCTAGCTGTTGATGACAGCGTCATCGATCGAAAGCTGATCGAGAGGCTCCTCAAGACCTCATCGTATCAAGGTAAATAAACCCCTGCACTCGAGGTTTCGAGTTCCATTTTTTCCTTTCCAGAATAAGAAGAATATGGGTTCTCATTGTTTTACCATATTAATGttgggttttggttgttgaatGCAGTTACTACAGTTGATTCTGGTAGCAAGGCTCTTGAGTTTCTGGGGTTTTATGAGGATGACCAAAGCAGTTCAGATTCACCTTCTGTCTCCCCAAACAATCAACAGGtcctctctcaatctctcaaattcccaatCTTTTGATTACTTTTCTCTCCATTTTCCCCCctgttttttggtaaaaatattaataaaaaaaatatgggtttcTAAATTTGATTGGTTTTCTGTGGTTGTGCAGGAAGTGGGAGTGAATCTTGTAATTACAGACTACTGTATGCCTGGAATGACAGGATATGATTTGCTCAAGAAAATCAAGgtatgctttttatttttttatattcccttgcattttttcttttcctcgaTCTTTCCCCATTGAGTTTTCTTCCATCTGTCCAATGGAGTTTTACAATTGTCCAATTGCCCACTTGGGTTTAAACTATCAATTAAAATCTCCTGGAATATTTGCCCACCAATTTTTCAACCCAAAAATAAGTCAGGTTCCAGATGTCAGTCGCAAGATTTCCTTTGTCACATTCCAAAAAGTTtataggattttttttattttttttttgtggatttCTCAGGAGTCTTCATCTCTGAGGAACATACCTGTTGTGATCATGTCATCTGAGAATGTGCCTTCAAGAATCACCAGGTAACTTTTCTTTTTAGGGATTTTCACGCTCTCGTTTTCTGTTTCTGCACTCCTCGTGTTTCCGTCTCTTGATTCTCCTTTATCCAAACGtaaagaaaagtgaaaaaggGAGGAACAGAGTGaacggaaaagaaaaaaaaagggagtgcAGAAATCACTTACCTTAAAAAAATGGTAGGAAAATTTGAATTGTGAAGTTTAATTGATTAAACTATGTGGTTAATAACAGATGCTTGGAAGAAGGGGCTGAGGAGTTTTTCTTAAAGCCAGTGAGACTATCAGACTTGAGTAGGCTTAGACCCCATTTGATGAAAACCAAGTCCAGCaatcaaaaccaagaaaaacaagaagatgAATCTGAAAACTCAGAGACTCAATCACAGGAGCAGGATCATGAACTAGAACAGCAACAACCGCAAACGATGCCGCCCAACAATAACAAGAGGAAGGCAATGGAAGAGGGGCTTTCACCTGATAGAACTAGACCCAGATACAGTGGGATCGCCACTCTGGTTtgatttccaatttttttttttttctcctgaTGATTTGAACAACGTAATTTTACTaccttttttctccttttttttgttgttgttcttttttttttttttgtcatttcagCTGCTGGTTGATACTGGCCGAAATGAGTGTAGAGGGTTTTTTTTCATGTCTACAATTACATGAAAATAGttacattccaattttgttGTGCTAGTTTGATTAATGACATAaagtagaaaaattaaataaataaattgatgtATAATGAAACAGGATTACTTTGATCAACGGAGTGTTTCCTTGTTTCcgctttttgtttttctaaaaAATTGCACTTAAATTGGTACATCCCGATTCATAACTGGCCTGCAGTGGAAAGGAATTGAGTATTTGCAGGATGATGTGAGTGTAAACTTTGTTAATGGTTAATTGaacatttaatttaacaaaatttatagtttgacaaaaaaaaaaaatcataattggCTTGAATATAAAGGGGTTTAAGACTCATAGTTCTGGGCTTAAGTAAATTGGTTAGAGCGGTGTGCTTCTTGTACTTGACTCAAGTTCAAAGCCTCTCTTCTCAATTTAAATTAGATTAgttttgaagaaagttgaggttgtattataaaattaattgataatacgAAGAATAGTCCAACTTACTAACTCTACGGGTCCAAATTAAATTATTCTCAACACGTACCCTCATGTGATGATTTTCAATCCTAAACATATGGATAACACAACAAGGTGACGTGGATCATGTATGGCTGTTGGGCTTCACACATTAGACaatctgctctgataccatgaaaaaagttgaggttacaccataaaattaattggcaatataaGGAGTAGTCcaacttacttttttttttttatgatactTACTTAAGTACGTCCGTCATCTTATcgatgtgagattcattctctaacaaagttaaataaaaattattgtgTTTTTTGTCTAGATCAAGTCAAGCTCAACCAGTCACCTAATAGCAAGGCAGGTGGCACATGATTTGCCTCCTCAGTCtgaaaccaaaagaaaacaGCATATCTTTCACATCCTCCTCGATATCAATATTCTTCAACCGTTCATGAAGCCGGGTGCATACGCCATTTTTTTCTAGTCTTTATTCTCATGTGAGTTGGGGTGGCGGGAGTGCCTTGCAAGTGGCGAGGGGAGCCCCTAGAATTTTCGACAAGAACATTTTCTGATTTGCGGTGGGCTAGAGCACACCCGAGTCCCCACCCCAGCCTGTCATGACATGCCCCCAAAAACTTCACCCTTGTCATTCTGACAAGGCCTAGGGCTTGAAAGATGACCTTCAACCTGAAAAACCACCTCCAGCGGGCCAAATCGAAGAGATCAAGTGGTGGGTCATGCGAAGCCTATCCAAAAGCTCGAGCAAGTTAAGCCTGGCCTTGTCCAGCAAACAAGGTTGATGTCATGCCAAGCAAATTAAGCCTGGCTTTGCTCCATCGAACAAGATTAACGTCAACCACGTTTTGTAATTTACATGCAACAAggtaacccaaaaaaaaaaaaaaaaaaaaaaaatatttatgaaTAGTAATCACCTTTACCCAACAAGTGGAGTTGCACAAATATAAATACTATTGAGAGTGAATAATACGAGCAATTTACATGTCTCTTGCCCTTTAAAACGGGTGAAACTAATGGACCCAAGCAGGCCTTTTTGAGTACTTAAATGAGAGAGTCATCACAGCCATACCCCATGACAATTGAGTTTTAAAAGTCCATCACcataggcttatcaacattaattaatcaaattaatggagcataaatttgaaaaagaagaaatcacatccttctttttgttactctatttattaaaattcctttcatttttaatttttgatcaaggttcttggtattaataacatcatgaattatttaaataataaaatatttttatttttaaatatattcctttagtgttaaaaatgtatatttatatttatgactaaatttttatcatatatttttatttttagttcgtacctatttttaatttgtacccatatattagtttctttttgtacccatattttttttaaagttttatttgtgtttgtaccatgtATACCGTCacatgacattgtatatttaatcaatgatagaaaaattacatatggtatatttatgttttatgcctaaattttgtatcatatatttatatttttagtttgtacccactttttgacacaccccgaccataAAATCAGGGCGTGTTGGCCGTCATGTGGgcatgacgtaaccaaaagtgcgacgcagaagcaaaaaggtaaaagaaataTGAAGGggtaaaaaccaactactagcaataatatccgaactaacatgctagagtgagtttaagtgtgaaacacacataatcagagcataagtactcggtgcagtcaagtaggaccattactaaattacaacacctgAGGGTGAGTCATACATTTaggtagtctgtcagaacgccgtggAAATCCTCATGAGCCAAcaacactgctaactagaacctggaggggcgcaaaaataagattgagtgggtcagtaaaacaaagcttttcgaaaatatttcatttaataaCACTTTTAACCCCtcagagcaactccagcggatGCTGGTTGCTCGGGCGACAGGGGAGGAGAAAGGGCCTGAGGGCCGGTGGGAGCAGCTCCAGCGGGGaagggcccgagtgagggtgggagcccgagcgaagggggggtagggagtcgacgggcctgtggcccgagtgctttgtattttttatttttttgtgtcagagagagagagagagagagagagatgggattttttattatttaaacaaacaaaaaaaactattattttgattGCTTATTGACAGGGGGATGGTTCtaagggtggagatgtaaatggcaattactgttcattaatggtagttactattcatttaaggcagttactgtttaatagggtggattgaatagtggattgccagggggaagggctccatgggtggaattgctctcattgtaaaacctgtatgctttcccagaaaataatatatatataaccatatataacAGCAAATAACTCAAATCAcaagtctttaacacttttcaggAAAATATGTCATGCTATGCTtcaaaacataataaggatgcatcaatataacaagtgaaataaggaatcaacccgAGACCCTGCAGCTGTCCTGTACGGCTAATTCTATGGCTCAATACCcaatccagccggagtcaccaactgtgacctgtacggcactactctgcacacaagtcggaactaTCTGAAgtagtttgtacgacaagaatggtgtaagaatacgctctagtgcttctctcatcaacagctgtataataatctaaagttacctacaagtcggaaccatctCTAATGGTCTATACGACATGTTGGAACCatctctaatggtctgtacaacatgcacctacttggatccaagatgaaCGTGTGGTgcaggtgaataatataagcactaacaccaggggtgcaggttatgagctctcaacataaatcacatcaaacaataaatcacatgaacaacataaaactcacctgatactcacatgtgcgtccacagcaccatttaacatatatgcatcaaatactagttcatatatttcatataatatgcatgcatggcattttaaagcATACTattatttaaattcaatttctgggaaaagtcagtagtatataggtatatacagaaaataactgcccactcactggtaaatCGAAGGGttgtaacccccgtgacgcccttgaacgcgctcgtcctcgggataggtctcacatatatgcgaaataactataaaaacgttattttaaagcacataaccaacaatacgtaataattctcatacgatgctcaatttggatatatgaatataccacagtgacctactcgacttCACGAACGTTgagat includes the following:
- the LOC126598348 gene encoding two-component response regulator ORR10-like encodes the protein MGMSATDSQFHVLAVDDSVIDRKLIERLLKTSSYQVTTVDSGSKALEFLGFYEDDQSSSDSPSVSPNNQQEVGVNLVITDYCMPGMTGYDLLKKIKESSSLRNIPVVIMSSENVPSRITRCLEEGAEEFFLKPVRLSDLSRLRPHLMKTKSSNQNQEKQEDESENSETQSQEQDHELEQQQPQTMPPNNNKRKAMEEGLSPDRTRPRYSGIATLV